CAACCCTTGAATCAAAATAAAACCCAGCAACGAAGCAAGGACTAAAATAATAATACCAGCGATCGCGTAAAGAATGCCAGTCGCTAACTTATCTTGCTGTTTACTGTTCATTATTTCATTGCCCCTTTCCGACCGATCAAGCGAATCAGTAAATTAAAGATGAGTGACATTAATAACAGGATCAATGCCAGCGACCACAGGGCATTATTTTCCAATGAACCCATGATCGTATTGCCGATTCCCATGGTTAAAATACTCGTCAATGTGGATGCTGGCGATACCAAGTTATGTGGCAACAAGGCTGCATTCCCGATCACCATTTGGACCGCTAAGGCCTCACCAAAAGCCCGTGCCATCCCGAAAACGATTGCCGTCAATAAGCCGGGAGTAGCGCTGCGCAATACCACTTTGTAAATCGTTTGCCAGCGCGTTGCCCCTAGTGCTAGGGATGCTTCACGATAATGGCGCGGCACCGCCTGTAGTGCCTCAACACTCATTGAGGTCACGGTCGGCAAGATCATGACGAACAACACAAAGGTCCCCGCCAGAATACCAAAGCCCGTGCCGCCAAAAATCTGCCGGATCACCGGAACAACAACGGTCAAACCGATAAACCCGTAAACAACAGAAGGAATACCGACTAATAATTCCGTGACTGGCTTTAAAATTTGCATCCCCCGCCGCGGCGAAATCTCAGTCATAAAAATCGCAGCACCGATTGCAAACGGCGTTGCTACCAATGCAGCAAAAATGGTGACTAAAAACGAGCCCACGATCATAGGTAACGCACCGACCGCCGGAATGCCGTGACTATCTTTCGTTCCTGGATTCCACGCTTGCTTAGTCAGAAAGTCCCAAACATTGATTTTATCATGATAAAACGTTGCTAAACCGCGAGAAGCCACAAAATAAAAAATTGCTGCGACGACGATCACGATCAAACTGATACAAAATAAGCCTAACCACCGACCGCGCCGTTCTAATTTCGCTTGACGCGATACTTTTAACATACTTTCACGAATTGGATCCATCTGCTCAGCTCCTTCTTTCAAAAACAGAGTGGTGGAAAAAGTGGTCAGCTTATGGCATATAACCTAGCCAGGCAATAAAAGATCCGAAGTGGCTCGTTTGACTAGCGTCGTTATATGCAATAAGCTACTTTTTCGACCACGTTTTCGCTAAACTAGCTTTGTAATAACTATAATCATGCAGACGTGCCACGCCACCAGTCTAGCTTACTTTACCGGTGTGACTTTACCCTCAAGATTACGCTCGACCTGCATATGACCTACCGGAATATAGCCTAATTTAGGCAACATTTTTTCCTGGATCGCATCGCTATAAATATAGTTGATGAAGTCTTTGGTTAGCCCTTTAGGTTGACCTTTAGTGTACATATGCTCGTACGACCAAATTTGCCAACGATTTGTCGTCACATTTTCATCGGTTGGCGCCACGCCCGCAACTTTGACCGCAGCGATTGTTTTATCGACATACGAAAACGCCATGTAGCTGATCGCCCCTGGTGTACTGGCGACGATCTGGCGCACCATTCCGGTGGATTCTTGTTCCTGTGCTTGCTTAGCTTGGGCACCACGTAGCACCCATTTTTCAAAGGTGACCCGCGTCCCACTACCTTGCGCCCGATTGACGATCACGATCGGTAAATTTGGCCCACCAACTTCACGCCAATTAGTCACTTGACCGGTAAAAATAGCTTTTAACTGCGCAAAACTTAAATTTTTAATGCCGATTTTTTTGTTAAGTACTGGGGTGATACCGACAACCGCGACCCGATGATCGACTAAACGATCAGCATTGATGCCACGCTTTTCTTCGGCATACACATCAGAATTACCGATTGCAACCGCCCCTTCTTGAATCTGGCTCAAACCAGTTCCAGAACCGCCGCCTTGGACATTGATAAATTTTCCTAAATGCTCACTGCCATATTGCTCACCAGCTGCTTCTACAAGTGGTTGTAGCGCTGATGAACCGACAACGGTGATCGATTCGCCCCGATCAGC
This is a stretch of genomic DNA from Loigolactobacillus coryniformis subsp. coryniformis KCTC 3167 = DSM 20001. It encodes these proteins:
- the pstC gene encoding phosphate ABC transporter permease subunit PstC; this encodes MDPIRESMLKVSRQAKLERRGRWLGLFCISLIVIVVAAIFYFVASRGLATFYHDKINVWDFLTKQAWNPGTKDSHGIPAVGALPMIVGSFLVTIFAALVATPFAIGAAIFMTEISPRRGMQILKPVTELLVGIPSVVYGFIGLTVVVPVIRQIFGGTGFGILAGTFVLFVMILPTVTSMSVEALQAVPRHYREASLALGATRWQTIYKVVLRSATPGLLTAIVFGMARAFGEALAVQMVIGNAALLPHNLVSPASTLTSILTMGIGNTIMGSLENNALWSLALILLLMSLIFNLLIRLIGRKGAMK
- a CDS encoding phosphate ABC transporter substrate-binding protein PstS, with translation MKKRILLVAALLMSLVTLTACQSSADRGESITVVGSSALQPLVEAAGEQYGSEHLGKFINVQGGGSGTGLSQIQEGAVAIGNSDVYAEEKRGINADRLVDHRVAVVGITPVLNKKIGIKNLSFAQLKAIFTGQVTNWREVGGPNLPIVIVNRAQGSGTRVTFEKWVLRGAQAKQAQEQESTGMVRQIVASTPGAISYMAFSYVDKTIAAVKVAGVAPTDENVTTNRWQIWSYEHMYTKGQPKGLTKDFINYIYSDAIQEKMLPKLGYIPVGHMQVERNLEGKVTPVK